GTATACCGAGGATGTTTGGACTGCAACGGGGTAGATGAGACAGTCACACAAATAACATCACCTCTCCGTGGAAGAAGATTATACTAGCCTAACTTTTCTTACCAGTAAACTCCCTGGTGGTAAGCTCTCTACGGCTGCCCTGCCAGCAAAGAAACCACGGCCAAGTGGGCTGTATGGAACAACTCCGATGCCAAGCTCCCTGAATGCAAATACGTCACATGACAAAGGGAAGTCTGAAGACGCCACAAACAAAGTGTAAAATGGCTTGCAGGCCACCCCGGACATGAAGAGTAGGAAGAAATCCATGTCAATATGTCCCGTAACTTCCAAATCGAAAAAAAATGAGTCCAATGGGGGAGCGGCGACAAGGGTGAGATAACAGGATTTAACTCCTGACAGGATATGAAACCCTGGCCAGCAGGGATGCAGCAATGCAACCTTACCACTCAGTTCTCTATAAATCCCAAACAATGCCAAAAAAAATATCCCTGAACTGCATTACTTGAAagaatctttatatcattttcgctTAATACTTATGGGTCCAACATGCAAAATATAATATGACAGAGACAatgtcatggtgtcatgccatatGCAAACCAGAGTTTGTTGATTGAGCCAGATGGAGTGATTTTCATGTAATCAACCATGTAAGACATAACAGCGAACTCCTTTTTTTTTACTACTAAACTTAAAAAGTTGGTAGCAGTAGCTTACGTATATAAGCACTATTCGACCAGGGATCAGCTAAGCACAGCTGCCCAAGTGCGTAGATGCATAGCTTACTTAAATAATTACTTATTCACCTCAATTTTTCTGAATGATTTGGAATGATGTTGTCAGTGAATTTACTGTTGAATACAATACTAATAAAACATCCTTGGTTTGAGATCCAGTAAACCTAATTAAAACTCCGAGTATAAGTACTGATGAAAAAATGTATGAAAGGAATATGTACGCTGGGTTTTCTGGAATTAAAGTAGAAAAGACTGTTTGTAAAAAGTATATAGGACTGGGACTGGATGAACCTGCATAGTGGTATAATATCTTCCTCTATATCCCTGGTCCACAGTGACCACTCCATCTGCACTGCGGTGATCGGATGAACCGCGTGTGCCCGTCTAATGGTATCAGCACTAGCCTCAGACAAGCCAACATACTTGACTTTCCCTTCTTCAACCAACTTCTTCAGTTCCCCCATCTACACATGCccaatgaagaagtcagacaagttatgAAATTCAGAGCATGATTACTCGGTGGATGATACAGACAGTTTCCTCTATAGGCACTGACTGGTCGATGCGATGCTGGAAATATAGGTCGACGTAGTCCATGGCCAGGCGCTCGAGGCTTGCTTCGCAACATGTGCGCACGTACTCTGGAGTGCCCTTCACAAGCATGCCACCGGCGTCGAATCCTGCGATGCCACACTTGGTGGCCACTTGAACCCTTTCACGAGGCACTTGCCTCAGTGCCTGCTCAAGACATTTACACCACATCACTCATCAAGTTACAGAGAAGAAAGCAGCAATTTAACTTGTCGGTGCATTCTGACTTAATGCAATGTGTCTAGTGGCCGACCTTAGTGCAGACAACTGAAGATCAAGACCCCTCCAATGCTATGCTAAACACAAAACAAAAATACAATGAGATCTAAACACGCTCTAGCATCTCTaccttttgtttttgccactctaagtTTTGCCCATTTCTTATGCCACTCTAGCTCTTGAcacttcacttttgccactctaaacttttgacaatacatcacaattgccatttcgtggcaaaagcaaaattttgaTACATTGTCAAGAGTTAAGAgtagcaaaagtgaaatgtcaaattttaGAGTGTCATAAGCAAAATGGACAAAAGCTGAAGTGgccaaaacaaaaaaattcctcatATCTGACGGTCTCCAGAGGACGCGATGAACGGTGCGCGCGCGACCGATCCGGCGCTCAGATGGGTCGACCCACGCGGAGCACCGGCCATTTTCACCGCCCCTCAGCCGAACAAAGCACAAACACAGCATATTCGAGCTtggagaggaagaacaagatgagGATTTTCACCTTTCCGAGCAGGACCTCGTTGGTGTGTGGGCCATAAGCATCGGCGGTGTCGAAGAAGGTGACGCCGGCGTCGAAGGCGCGCCGTATGACGGCGACGCCAGCATCCTCCGGCACCGGATCGTTGTACACCCCGGTGAGGCCCATGCATCCGAACCCGATCTTGGACACCTACCTCGCAAATGGCACACGCCCAACTCATCATTCGATCCTGCAGTTTCATATTTCCCCGCAGATTTGCGAGCAGATTCGAGGGGGGTCGAAGGTGGGATTTCCAGTTGGTTTGTTACCTCGAGGCCCTGCGTGCCAAGCTTCACTCTGGCCATCTGGCTCTGCTCCATGGAGTAGCAACAAGGCACAGGAGGAAGAAGACTGGGAGGAGAGGACCTCGCCGGCTGACTTGGTACGGGTTGGCGCAAGTGTTTCTTCCCGGATTTGTTATTGCTTGTGGGTGGATGCCGCCCAAGACATCGTCTTCTACGTcaaatcaaaaaagaaaaaaaaatcgtcTTCAGCAGAGATAAGTTCGTTTTATTCCCCTCAATTATAAGGTTTGGGACAAATCACCCCCTAacattttaatttttaattttttgcaaaAGAGACCCATATCTATTATAAAAGTTTTATAAAATATCTCcatcataataaaaattacatcgatgTCCATGGACCACTTAAGAGCCACTACCATGGCCAGAACAAGTCGTCGATGTGTTGCCACTGGTTGCCTCCTGTAGCCAGCCTAGCCTTGTCATTGACAGACGAAACGTCTTCATGCAGGTGCCCCTAAGGATCAGCGTTCTGGAGCCCTGTCGTCGTGGTTTAACCCTTAAATCAAATCCGAAGTGTCTAACATCATAAGTTGTCATCGCGAATGCGGAGCCAGAAACCCTAACCTCGTCGTCCCAAGAGATGGCACGAATGTACACCGAAGCTTTGTCGACTCTGTCCCAATGGATGAACTTGAGGAGAATCCTGTTGGAAAAATAACCtgtaggtaataataaagttgttattattatctTCCCATGCTCATGATTAAGTTATGTTCTGTGCGAGAAGGCTATGGAGAGTGCGGATCATCTGATCTTCTCCTGCCCATTCATGGCGTCTTTCTGGAGAAGGGTTGGCATCGACATCACTGATGCAGCGATGGACAACCTGGATCGGCTGGCTTCATGGGCGAGCTCGATGGTCCGCTCCGCTCCTGAATTCTCTATGTTGTGTTGCTCGCACTTGTGGAAACACCGAAATGCTGTGGTGTTTCAGAGGCAACACCCCTCTCTTGCTCGGATGCTTGGCTGCTGTCGGGAAGATGCTCTCTTTTGGCGTGGTCGCCTGAAGGGGACTTGTCGAACACATGTCGACACTTGGATGATGGCCTTGGAGTAGCAGTATGTGTGCTAGGTGAAAgggtcgagaagaggtgtctagaggggggggtgattagacactaagtgccaaaagttgcagtttttaatattcttaagtttaagtggagtttaagcacaagtttaacaaacacaatacatatcaagcaagcatgcaatgagtatatgagcagcggaaagtaaagcatgcaacttgcaagaatgtaaagagaagggtttggagtattcaaacgcaattggagacacagatgtttttgtcatggttccgataggtggtgttatcgtacatccacattgatggagacttcaacccatggagggtaacggttgcacgagtccacggagggctccacccacgaagggtccacgaagaagcaaccttgtctgttccatcacggccgtcgcccacgaaggacttgcctcactagcggtagatcttcacgaagtaggagatctccttgcccttacaaactcattggttcaactccacaatcttgttggaggctcccaagtgatacctagccaatctaggagacaccactctccaagaagtaacaaatagtgtgttgatgatgaaccccttgctcttgtgattcaaatgatagtctcc
This portion of the Triticum dicoccoides isolate Atlit2015 ecotype Zavitan chromosome 7A, WEW_v2.0, whole genome shotgun sequence genome encodes:
- the LOC119330569 gene encoding perakine reductase-like, producing MEQSQMARVKLGTQGLEVSKIGFGCMGLTGVYNDPVPEDAGVAVIRRAFDAGVTFFDTADAYGPHTNEVLLGKALRQVPRERVQVATKCGIAGFDAGGMLVKGTPEYVRTCCEASLERLAMDYVDLYFQHRIDQSVPIEETMGELKKLVEEGKVKYVGLSEASADTIRRAHAVHPITAVQMEWSLWTRDIEEDIIPLCRELGIGVVPYSPLGRGFFAGRAAVESLPPGSLLSKHPRYTGENLEKNKVLYTRLEMLSTKYGCTPAQLALAWVLHQGDDVVPIPGTTKLKNLDDNIEAVKVKLSKEDLEEISAAFPASEVAGSRIIGILEPYSWRVANTPPLK